TGATGGCACCCAACGGCTCTCCATCCACCAGCAGGATGCGCTTGTCCCCTTCACTGACGGATGGGAGGAAGCACTGCGCCATCACCGGAAGGCGCTCCTGCTCGGTGACCAGTTCCAGCAGAGCTTTCAGCCCCGGGGCCTGCGCGGACACGCGGATCACACCGAGACCAGCACGACCGCCCAGAGGCTTGAGCACGATTTCGTTGTGCGTTTCAGCAAAGGCGCTGAGCTCCTGAACGCGACCCGACACCAACGTTGGAGCCATCCAGCGGCTGAAGCGCAGCGCGCCGAGCTTCTCGTTCCAGCTGCGCAGCGAATCGGGGCGATTGAGCACACGCACTCCAGCGCGCTCAGCCACATCCAGCAGATGGGTGGCGTAGAGATACGCCTCATCCACAGGCGGATCTTTGCGCATCCAGATCACCTGGAAGGTGGCCAGCGGAAGACGCTCACGCTCACCGACGCTGATCCATGGGTCCGGTTGAACCGGTGTAGCCATGGCGAGCGGTTCATCACCCAGAGCGATCAGATCCGCTGGCGTGCAGGCCCAAACCTCCAGGGAGGCACGACTCGCGGCCTGCATCAGGGCAGCCGTTGAATCCTTGAGCGGATTGATGCGATCCAGAGGATCCAGCACGAACAGGTGACGCATGAGCAACGGTCGTGTCAGTGGGATCGAGTAGGGAAATCAGGAGAGCAGTGCATCGAGCTCACCGGCTCGCTCCAGGGCATGCAGATCATCACAACCACCGATATGGCGGTCATCGATGAAGATCTGCGGAACACTGCGACGGCCATCGCCCCGGGCAGCCATGGCGTCACGGCCCGGCTCATCCCCATC
This region of Synechococcus sp. NOUM97013 genomic DNA includes:
- the gshB gene encoding glutathione synthase, with the translated sequence MRHLFVLDPLDRINPLKDSTAALMQAASRASLEVWACTPADLIALGDEPLAMATPVQPDPWISVGERERLPLATFQVIWMRKDPPVDEAYLYATHLLDVAERAGVRVLNRPDSLRSWNEKLGALRFSRWMAPTLVSGRVQELSAFAETHNEIVLKPLGGRAGLGVIRVSAQAPGLKALLELVTEQERLPVMAQCFLPSVSEGDKRILLVDGEPLGAINRRPAAGEFRSNLAVGGQAEATELTSREHQICAALAPALRAEGLFFVGIDVIGGMLSEINVTSPTGIREVERLMNQPLADQVLERLRDLI
- the grxC gene encoding glutaredoxin 3 is translated as MPSVEIYTWRTCPFCVRAKQLLDRKGVAYTEHSVDGDEPGRDAMAARGDGRRSVPQIFIDDRHIGGCDDLHALERAGELDALLS